One Brachybacterium aquaticum genomic region harbors:
- the gndA gene encoding NADP-dependent phosphogluconate dehydrogenase, translating into MASFAPSPADVADIGVTGMAVMGSNLARNFARNGFKVAIHNRSVAKTEKVIAEHGGDGEFYPSESMADFVASLQKPRVAIIMVKAGKPTDAVIDELAELMEEGDIIVDAGNALFADTRRREAALREKGLHFVGSGVSGGEEGALNGPSIMPGGTKESYDRLGPMFEKISAHVDGVPCCTHVGADGAGHFVKMVHNGIEYADMQVISEAYDLMSKALGMDAPAIGDVFGEWNKGDLESFLIEITAEVLHHTDVTTGKPFVDVILDRAAQKGTGAWTVQTALDLGVPVTGIAEATFARSTSGSTPQREAAREVLPAEAQTLEIADKDQFIDDLQKALYAAKLVSYSQGFDEIAAGAKEYGWDIDLGAMARIWRGGCIIRARFLNRITEAYERNASLPLLLADEYFTTEIAKCIPAWRRIVAFAAASGYPVPVFSSTLSYYDAVRSERLPAALVQAQRDYFGAHTYQRVDAEGTFHVEWSEDRRETKQD; encoded by the coding sequence ATGGCAAGCTTCGCTCCGTCCCCCGCCGATGTCGCGGACATCGGCGTCACCGGTATGGCGGTGATGGGCTCCAACCTGGCCCGCAACTTCGCCCGCAACGGCTTCAAGGTCGCCATCCACAACCGCTCCGTCGCGAAGACCGAGAAGGTCATCGCCGAGCACGGCGGCGACGGCGAGTTCTACCCCTCCGAGTCCATGGCCGACTTCGTCGCCTCGCTGCAGAAGCCGCGCGTCGCCATCATCATGGTCAAGGCCGGCAAGCCGACCGACGCCGTGATCGACGAGCTCGCCGAGCTCATGGAGGAGGGCGACATCATCGTCGACGCGGGCAACGCCCTGTTCGCCGACACCCGTCGCCGCGAGGCCGCCCTGCGCGAGAAGGGCCTGCACTTCGTGGGCTCCGGCGTCTCCGGCGGTGAGGAGGGCGCCCTGAACGGCCCCTCGATCATGCCCGGTGGCACCAAGGAGTCCTACGACCGCCTCGGCCCGATGTTCGAGAAGATCTCCGCGCACGTGGACGGCGTCCCCTGCTGCACCCACGTCGGCGCCGACGGTGCGGGCCACTTCGTGAAGATGGTCCACAACGGCATCGAGTACGCCGACATGCAGGTCATCTCCGAGGCCTACGACCTCATGTCCAAGGCCCTCGGCATGGACGCCCCCGCCATCGGCGACGTCTTCGGCGAGTGGAACAAGGGCGACCTGGAGTCCTTCCTCATCGAGATCACCGCCGAGGTGCTCCACCACACCGACGTCACCACCGGCAAGCCGTTCGTGGACGTCATCCTCGACCGCGCCGCCCAGAAGGGCACCGGCGCCTGGACCGTGCAGACGGCCCTGGACCTCGGCGTCCCGGTCACCGGCATCGCCGAGGCCACCTTCGCCCGCTCCACCTCCGGCTCGACCCCGCAGCGCGAGGCCGCCCGCGAGGTGCTGCCGGCCGAGGCGCAGACCCTCGAGATCGCCGACAAGGACCAGTTCATCGACGACCTGCAGAAGGCGCTCTACGCCGCGAAGCTGGTCTCCTACTCCCAGGGCTTCGACGAGATCGCCGCCGGCGCCAAGGAGTACGGCTGGGACATCGACCTCGGTGCGATGGCGCGCATCTGGCGCGGCGGCTGCATCATCCGCGCCCGCTTCCTCAACCGCATCACCGAGGCCTACGAGCGCAACGCCTCGCTGCCGCTGCTGCTGGCCGACGAGTACTTCACCACCGAGATCGCCAAGTGCATCCCGGCGTGGCGCCGCATCGTGGCCTTCGCGGCCGCCTCGGGCTACCCGGTGCCGGTGTTCTCCTCGACCCTGTCCTACTACGACGCGGTCCGCTCCGAGCGCCTCCCCGCCGCCCTGGTCCAGGCCCAGCGCGACTACTTCGGCGCGCACACCTACCAGCGCGTCGACGCCGAGGGCACCTTCCACGTGGAGTGGTCCGAGGACCGTCGCGAGACCAAGCAGGACTGA
- a CDS encoding DNA repair helicase XPB, translating into MTDGPLIVQSDKSLLLEVDHPSAQAARIAIAAFAELERAPEHVHTYRITDLGLWNARAAGYDAETVVAALVDHSRYPVPHALLIDVADTMDRYGRLQLLSDPQHGLVLHALDRAVLEEVSRAKRIQGMLGERIDEETVKVHPSERGALKQALLKLGWPAEDLAGYVDGEAHPIALAEDGCSLRPYQAEAVDGFRHGGSGVVVLPCGAGKTLVGAGAMAAMQRTTLILVTSTVSARQWRDELLRRTTLTEGEIGEYSGSSKEVRPVTIATYQVLTMKRKGVHPHLELMSARDWGLIVYDEVHLLPAPVFRMTADLQARRRLGLTATLVREDGREGEVFSLIGPKRYDAPWKDIEAQGYIAPAVCTEVRVTMPSSDRMAYAMAEASDRARLGAAHGAKIEVVERIAARHAGEPLLVIGQYLDQLEEIAEHLGADLITGQTPVKKRQQLFDDFRAGTIDRLVVSKVANFSIDLPEASVAIQVSGAFGSRQEEAQRLGRLLRPKADGRSAHFYTVVMRDTQDQDFAAHRQRFLAEQGYAYSIVDADELESAADAG; encoded by the coding sequence ATGACCGACGGCCCCCTCATCGTCCAGAGCGACAAGTCCCTGCTGCTCGAGGTCGACCATCCCTCCGCGCAGGCCGCCCGGATCGCGATCGCCGCCTTCGCCGAGCTGGAGCGCGCCCCGGAGCACGTGCACACCTACCGCATCACCGACCTCGGCCTGTGGAACGCACGCGCCGCCGGCTACGACGCGGAGACCGTGGTCGCCGCGCTCGTGGACCACTCCCGCTACCCGGTACCCCACGCGCTGCTGATCGACGTGGCGGACACGATGGACCGCTACGGCCGCCTCCAGCTCCTCTCCGATCCGCAGCACGGCCTGGTGCTGCACGCCCTGGACCGGGCGGTGCTCGAGGAGGTCTCCCGTGCCAAGCGCATCCAGGGCATGCTCGGCGAGCGGATCGACGAGGAGACCGTGAAGGTCCACCCCTCCGAGCGGGGCGCGCTGAAGCAGGCGCTGCTGAAGCTCGGCTGGCCCGCCGAGGATCTTGCCGGCTACGTCGACGGCGAGGCGCACCCGATCGCGCTCGCGGAGGACGGCTGCTCCCTGCGCCCCTACCAGGCCGAGGCCGTGGACGGCTTCCGCCACGGCGGCAGCGGCGTGGTGGTTCTGCCCTGCGGGGCGGGCAAGACGCTCGTGGGCGCCGGCGCCATGGCCGCCATGCAGCGGACCACCCTCATCCTGGTCACCAGCACCGTCTCGGCCCGGCAGTGGCGCGACGAGCTGCTGCGCCGCACCACCCTCACCGAGGGCGAGATCGGAGAGTACTCCGGCTCCTCCAAGGAGGTGCGCCCCGTGACGATCGCGACCTACCAGGTCCTCACCATGAAGCGGAAGGGCGTGCACCCGCACCTGGAGCTCATGAGCGCCCGCGACTGGGGCCTGATCGTCTACGACGAGGTGCACCTGCTGCCCGCGCCCGTGTTCCGCATGACCGCGGACCTGCAGGCCAGGCGGCGCCTGGGCCTGACTGCGACGCTCGTGCGCGAGGACGGTCGCGAGGGCGAGGTGTTCTCCCTCATCGGCCCCAAGCGCTACGACGCCCCGTGGAAGGACATCGAGGCCCAGGGCTACATCGCCCCGGCGGTGTGCACCGAGGTGAGGGTGACCATGCCCTCCTCGGACCGGATGGCGTACGCGATGGCCGAGGCGAGCGACCGGGCCCGGCTCGGCGCCGCGCACGGCGCGAAGATCGAGGTGGTCGAGCGGATCGCGGCGCGCCACGCGGGCGAGCCGCTCCTGGTGATCGGCCAGTACCTGGACCAGCTCGAGGAGATCGCCGAGCACCTCGGCGCGGACCTCATCACCGGGCAGACCCCGGTGAAGAAGCGCCAGCAGCTGTTCGACGACTTCCGGGCCGGGACTATCGACCGCCTGGTCGTCTCGAAGGTCGCGAACTTCTCGATCGACCTGCCGGAGGCCTCGGTCGCCATCCAGGTCAGCGGCGCCTTCGGCTCCCGGCAGGAGGAGGCCCAGCGGCTCGGCCGCCTGCTGCGCCCCAAGGCCGACGGACGCTCCGCGCACTTCTACACCGTGGTCATGCGCGACACCCAGGACCAGGACTTCGCCGCGCATCGCCAGCGCTTCCTCGCCGAGCAGGGTTACGCCTACTCGATCGTGGACGCCGACGAGCTCGAATCGGCGGCCGACGCCGGCTGA
- a CDS encoding LapA family protein, with protein sequence MTAPDDPTRPVGGEAGRPDPAVPRTEAPYSDASRADAPRAESPSAEPARPADAPTGRPATERPAPAEPTPEAPAGGGGKTAGVWIGLILGAIVLVLLLIFVIQNNQTARFDYFSAQFDLPLGVAMLLAAIAGALIMALVGSVRMFQMSWTIRKLRKQQEKIHRATR encoded by the coding sequence ATGACCGCACCCGACGATCCCACCCGCCCCGTCGGCGGTGAGGCCGGACGTCCCGACCCCGCCGTGCCCCGCACCGAGGCCCCCTACTCCGACGCCTCCCGCGCCGACGCGCCCCGCGCGGAGTCCCCGTCGGCCGAGCCGGCCCGCCCGGCCGACGCCCCCACAGGGCGCCCCGCCACCGAGCGCCCCGCGCCGGCGGAGCCCACCCCCGAGGCCCCTGCCGGTGGCGGCGGGAAGACCGCCGGGGTGTGGATCGGCCTGATCCTCGGCGCGATCGTGCTGGTGCTGCTGCTGATCTTCGTGATCCAGAACAACCAGACCGCGCGCTTCGACTACTTCAGCGCCCAGTTCGACCTGCCGCTCGGCGTGGCGATGCTGCTCGCCGCGATCGCAGGCGCCCTGATCATGGCCCTGGTCGGCTCGGTGCGCATGTTCCAGATGAGCTGGACCATCCGCAAGCTGCGCAAGCAGCAGGAGAAGATCCACCGCGCCACCCGCTGA